aTTTCAATAGCTATGGGGATCTTAAGCCTCCACTAGaactaataaagtatttaaagaaatgtaacatatattataattacaatagatATCAGAATTTCAATAGTGTAAATTGTGGTCATTTGTGTTTGGCATATTTAGTTGACTTttggaataaatatatataacatggaacattgttttattttatgttaatagtaaAATGTCCTTCACACTGTCAATTACTGGTAACTCATCAGCTTTATCGACTTATTATTCACCTGCAATACAGCTAGACGGTGAATATGAGTGCGCTTTGTTGTATTTATCTACATTTAATTCGATTCCTAATATCGATAAAAGAAACAACCGATTTATATATGGTGATaatgaattaattgaaataCCTGAAGGAGCATACGAGCTACAAGACATAAATGATTACTtgaaggagaaaataaaagcaTCTGCCTTTAATCTgcagtgtaataataatactctACAAACCTCaattttttgtacaaaagatatacattttgataaagaaaattCGATTGGTAAGTTGCTAGGATTTGGAGCACACGTTCTAAAAGCAAATATAATGCACACCTCTAAACACCCAGTCGACATTCTGTCAACAACGGTGGTAAGAGTTGAATGTGATTTAGTAAGCGGATCATATATTAATGGAGAACCTAGTCACATTATACATGAATTTGCTCTTAATGTGCCTCCTGGATACAGAATAGTAGAAGTtcctaaaaacattatttatttcccCGTCAACCAAAAAAGTATCAGCTgcatacatataaaattattagatactTCCAACAATCCTATCAACTTACGTGGTGAAGAAGTACAGCTGTATTTACATCTCAAGAAAAAATGATCGACTATAATAAATACACTACACAACAAACTAAAAACATCAGTCATCGCCGAACTATCTGCAAAGATACAGCCAAGAAGAAGGCAAAGTTAACTAAAGAAAACAAGGACTTTTTAAAAGCAATTGGGttgttaaaatgaatattttagacATTTCTTCAAAGCCTGCTTACGACAACACAATAGATGGTGTCGAATACCATTCCTACAAACCATATATAACAAGTTTCAACAGGAATGATGAAATTCGAATACCTATAAACCAGCaagatttatgtattttaccaTCAGCAAGCACTTTGTATTTGGAAGGGGTTGTAAACGTCCTGAAGCCTGGCACACCAGAACCGATATCGGCATCAAGTATTGAATTTACAAACAATGCTTTACTGTACTTATTCCAAGATATTAGGTATGAACTCAATGGAGTAGAGATCGATAGAGTTAAAAACGCGGGAATTACAACTACAATTAAAGCTTTACTATCTATGAATCAAAGCGATTCACGTGTGTCTAAAGTATGGGGCTGGGATATTAATGGtactaaaaatgtaaacaatggaCGTTTTTCAGTTTCCATTCCTCTTACTCATATTCTTGGCTTCGCGgaagattataaaaaagtaattattaactGTAAACATGAACTAATTCTGTTGCGAAGTAATACGAATCTCAACGCAGTGAAACTTAATACGGGTGAATACGTTGAAAATGTTCACATTGATAAAATAGTATGGCGTGTCCCTCATGTAAAAGTTTCTGATATAGAAaggattaatttattgaaactcTTGGAAAAAGATCGTGGAATTCAATTAGTATTTAGGAATTGGGATTTGTACGAATATCCTTTACTTCCACAGACTACAAAGCATACCTGGTCTATAAAAACGTCTTCTCAAATTGAAAAACCAAGATATGTAATTATAGGATTGcaaacgaaaagaaaaaataatgcaaatgcAGATATGTCTAGATTTGACCACTGTTACTTGCGTGACGCTAAAGTCTACCTCAATTCTACTTACTTTCCGTACgaaaatataaatgttgattttgccggttataaaattgctttattataTGAACAATATGTGAGATTCCAACAGTCTTATTACGGACGGCGAGCAGATCCTTTGCTAAGTGCTAAAGAGTTTAAAGAGATAGCTCCTCTCTTCGTCATTGACTGCTCACGCCAAGTCGACAATCTAAAAACAGGATCCGTGGACGTTCGGGTTGAGATAGAAAGTGACGAAATTATACCTGACGGAACATCTGCTTATTGCCTCATATTAAACGATAGTATCATTGAATACAAGCCTTtgagtaatatagtaaaaaaactatCATGAACGACATTGTGATCGTCGATCTTTTGGGGTTTAAAGTTAAGAACGATTTTATTGTGAAGGAATTGGCTATAGCATATGCTGAATATACAGTAATGTTTTTAGTTAAACCCCCTaatccttttaattatttaacaaaacaagaaaaaaaacaagtacgATGGCTAGAGGCAAATCATGGGATTTACTGGAGTGAAGGTTTCATTGACTACCGTGAATTTAAACGTATAATTGTACCATATTTgaataacagaaaaataattactaaggGCTTAGAAAAAGTGAAATGGATTAATGAATTGTGTCCTACGTGCACGGTAATAGATATTGGTTCTAAAGGATGTCCTAATTTTATGAAACTGTGTGAtatctatgataaaaataattctatgacaTGTGTAAATCATTCAAAAAAGTGTGCTATAAAAAGTGTGgtatgtgtaaaaaaatggtatttcgaaaataatatgtacttatttgatttatttaaataaaaagtaaaatattgatttatgattttgtttcatttaacggttttctagtaaaacaacgaaatttgaaaaacacattttatttattaagttcataaaactgtttaaagtacaatagataaaaaaatatattttgaaataacagtTACCATATTAACTATTTCTACTATATACATTAAATGTTTCCATAGCTTGTAGTACTCTGACATTAGTCAGAGACTTTATTTGCGATGGAATTTACTGTGTTGTGAATACACGAAAATGCGATtccaacatatttatgaaataatcgcatgttacatataaatacaagtactgtaattacacaatgtctttgaaatattgttaattaatttttcagtCTGTCCCAATATATCATCATAACTATCTTTTACCATATATTGGGCTTTCACTAAAACatcacttttttcttgattttcacttgtatttgaaGCACCTAAATCCACTATgctgattttaattaacttggTGGCTTTCTCCGCGTTCCGATTTTGCACAAATGAAGATGACTGCTTCCATTTTCCGCATTTAACTTTAGATTTAAttatcttcctcttcttcttcttatcacttTTCAGCTTTTGACTCTTGTTATCATGAGGCGCCGTCGATTTTGTGGTAGTCGCTTGAACAGGATACCTTTCATCGAAGTCAGCAAGCGGATCTTGCGCGTAAGGGTAGAATAAATCATCTTCGTTAACGTTTGTTAAATTATTCGACAtgttctgaaacaataaaacgtatcacattaatttatgtataaaataaaatacaaacatttgattttatttataaaataaaccacaGTACTTACCAAAGTACTTAGCAGGCACCGCTTTTAGTGCTACACCTTcgaaattatgatgatgatttttaaccGTCAACGGTGTCTACGTCTTTCTCCACGAGTAACTGAAAATACAATGACAGATTAGACTATACCCCtcaacacatataaaataaagtaataggtagtttatgcacacaataacacaataaaCGAATATTACCTGTTCATACTTATTTAAGCTACAAGTTTCAACTTGTTCACCCAGCTCCTTTGACATCAGGTAACATGAGTACAGCGCGGATGCCAGCACTCGATCTTCTTTATCATGCGCGCCGTATATACTTCTCACAAGAGTTTTTTCTTTGATCTTATCTCCATCTCGGCGAAGACGATGAATTTGTATTGATACTGTAAATTTTGGGACTTCATCCCCCACTATAGCGAGAAAACTCATTTTCGGCATGGACGCGGACATTTTCGAAGGTGTTGCACTAACGAGAAGCGaaatagaaatgaaataaattatgatgcaACGTCGCGGTCGCCGCGTTGCCCCGCACATATGCGCCTTCTCATGTTACCGCACGTGCACACTCAAAATCGCTTAGGTTTTCATTGTCGCGTTGTATTTCACGTTAACAAGTTTAAACATGAAAAATGGAGACTAgcgattataattaaaggaagtatttatctaagtacttatttcatcacactaatgttataaatgcgaaacccCTAAAGAGCTGAACGGATGGTAGCTAGATATATCACATAGCTACCGCATTAACGCAAAGGCTACTTTTTATCCTATAAATTTTGAATCTACGGTGATTAATTTCAATGATTGTGCAAGACAATATAGTATACTTAGGTATCCAACATGTCGGTACTCGTTGAAACAGTAAGACCTTCGCCACACTTGGCGGAAATTCCGACGCCGAACTTCCGTTGCGGTAAATAACCTGCCTGTGTGTGCctgctatttgtaatttttatacaaatatttgtatcggCGTTCCGTTGCGGAAGATCCACGACTTAATTTCCATCAAGTGTGACGAAGGTCTAAGTTACCTGTCTGGTGATTTGGTAGGTATGAATAAATGAAACTATTATGTATatcatattcttatttattttctccactgctgctaactttttatataacaatcgtcatcatcttatattatatttttatgtttataggtacctacttacaacataaagtatactaacctaagtatttacaaacaaaGAGTTCTAAGGATGATTCTTTCAGGGGTAATTGTTACAtaggtatttttacttttctctcTTAAAAACGAGCTTGCAATCTTCGAATAGATTATGAATCTGCTACATAAACGACTACAATTCCTCCCACTGCGAAGAACAATTGACCTTGAAAGAATCACCTTAAGCAGTACAGCCAAAAATTGATTTATGACCCCAAGCAAGGGTAGTCACTTTATCAGATTCTAACAATCGCTTATCATCGTTGCTAGaaagagctattttatttactttttgagtgaaaatttcatgtttaattgatttaaatagaacattttttttgtaaacaacatCACCATTGtataacacatgtttatagtctgatacgctcaaaccattaattacattttttttggtacccttcgccttttttattgttttgtttaaggttTTAATACAGTAAAGCTTTGACCTTAATCCTACAAACTCTCTAATTATTTGTCCACCCATTTCGTCCTTGAATAAACCAGGaatctttttattaacaataggtaaaccaaattcattttttgggttgtaattgcttgtgtcaaaatattttaagaagttaGTCTTCAAATCTTGGTAAATGTCATCTGTATGCACATTATATACGAAGCTATCAGTATCGGTATAGCACAACTTAATGCGGTTTccataaaatggttttatttttgagtaatgGAAATCGTACATATGACTTTTTGAGAGTTCAAGTACAGCAAAACCAATATAAATTGGTTTGTCAAGCACAATCTGTGAATGTTTCATCTGTATAGCTACCAAATTCTCAGAGAATATTGAAGCACTATGGAAATTGGGACTTGCTATTAAGGTCTCTGCGCCAGTACATTTTTTAGTTAGATTATTTTTGTCTGACCACTTATTAACCAATCGTACATCTACTCGTTGTTCTGTGTTCTCCAAAGTTTTTCCAAATATGctgttgtttaataatttaaaaaaatcttgttcaAAAGTAGACTGTGCTTTCTGGCGAAGTTGGGTGTTGagatctatgtatttttttaaaaagttactttgATTAAATGTTATAGCTCTATGAATCTTTTTCAACACCAAGCCATGTTCTAAGCATTTTTTTAGATGTACGTAATgaataacataattgtatttatcatacaaattaggtattaattttttcgattttccTCTGGGTGAAATAATTTTTTCAGGACAAAATGGAAAATCATTATGTTCATCATGTAAATGTGAAGGGTACGATAAGTCCACCTCAAGAATAAAACCATTTTCAGAGTcatccataatatttaaaatattcgacTCTAAAGTTTTTAATTCAGAATCGTTCACAAATCTGAAGTTTGAATGTGGTAATGTTTGGCACATACTGTATCCATATAAATTGTTACAGTCAAAGTAAACAATATATGAACTTGGGTGAGATGGATCAAATGTTTCCAGATATTTATGATTTGCTTTAACATGTCGTTTAGAACACATGCAAACGCCACCGCGTATACCTTGCTGTATCATACGGTAAATTTCTAAATCAGTTACAAGTTCTAAACGAACGCCTGTTTTAAGGAGCATTGCATCAAATGATAGACTCGGAGCCGTAAGATAGAATGCAGGATCGAGTTGgtaatattgtttacatgtAAGTCGGAAATTTTCATAGATATCTGTCAACAAAAGTACATCTGTTATCAAGTACAAATCAGTATATTCACCCATATtggttaatgaaaattttaaccaCACTGATTGAGCGTGCTCATAATCCTCATCTGAGATCGGTTCATTGGTAAGAGAATTGTAAAAACAGTCTTTGGGAGGCAAACACTTTTCTTTATATCGTTCCCAGTTACACATATAATCGTAAGGGTATACGCCCTTTCGAGTAAGCAAATTAAAGTGTTTTTCATCGGGATAGTAAGATTTTAAGTATCTAAATTCATCGTTTTTTAAAGTCGGGGTTAGTTTTTCTAAGCTAGTTCCCAAAAACTTAAAGGAATCTACAAATCGTATCTGAAAGCTATCGGTATCGGATATAGACACAAATTTCgtgaaagaaatataattttctttggttTTAGGTATGACCTTGATGGGTCCAGGAACTTTAGCAAGCTCCTTAATAAAAAGATGACAGTCATAACCTGAAAGATTATGAAAGAAAACAGGTAAGAATTTGGGCACTTGAAAGTTCAAATTACATTGACTGTGAGCCGCACCGCGGTATTTACCAGTTATGTGACAATGGTCTCTAACTTTATCCATAACCAATAAACGCTCGCATATGTGACAAGTTTCGGCATTTTCAAAGTTTAACGCATcactttctgtaaaaaccaTAGGTACACTATTACTTAATACTGCGCTTATCCTTTTTGCATCGTTGCAAATTGAATCAACAAATTTGTCAACACAATCTTGTCCTCGGTACGATGTAATGTGATTATATCGTTCATCTACAGTACAAACAAGATGATAAGCAAAAGCTACGGGCACGTGCTGCTGATGAGTCACTGTGCTTGACTTGATAGGATCATTTTCACAAGTCTCGTAGGGTACGAGCATTGACTCAAAATCTGCATAAACAACAAAaggaacattttgttttctgttataATTTTTGAACTCTATAAATGACCCTTTTGGGGGTAATTTAGTAGCTACACCTCCACAACTATGAGAACTTAACTGATCGGTCGagttgaaaaataacaaacaatgttCGCAAAAATACAACTTACCATGATGTTTAGAAATTTGACTTCTAACTAGTCGCGGTAAATCCTTGATTAAACAGTAATGTGACATATTACCTTCCTGTAGGTAcagtagatgaattacttttttatttaatggttcAGATTTGTAAAGAGGGCCGATAactgtattattatcttttaaaccgtaaacaaaaatacatatttgagggttgttaatttcaaatttagctatgtctgaaaaagtaactgGAAACGATATATCCTCTACATTTAAAACGTCTTTGAAATTAGGATATGACGATACTCTATCAGGATGAGATTTAACTGGGTATAAAGCAGCTGTAACTGaccacaaaaagcaaaaactgtcttcgttttttatgtttacacaCGCTTTTCTGGCTTTGATTGGTGCAGGCAAATCAATGTGACCTGACCCTCTTAATggttgatatttattaatattcaattctaAATGGGAATTATGTAAGAAGGTCCAACCACTATCACGTTCTtgaaattcacatttttttctcatcaaactaattttcactttgttcattaaactatcaaagtcataatttttatagagagtataatttttagttccaaaagactttatttcctgagaatcattttttactaaaagaaaaacagcaaaatgttcaaaattgagtTTTATACAGTCATTTTCCTTGAGAGACAAATCaattaatgttttgattttattttttatatcatcaaGAAACCGATCTAAAGAATTATGACCATCCAAATCTGGTGATAATATTCTGTATGAAGCTATTCGGTTGCGAAATGCGGACTCAATTAATTCAATCCCGTCGCTAAaaggagaaatatttttatttttatggttagTGCTTCGTAAATGCCCCATCCAATGAACACGATCTACAGAGACTTTACAAACTGTACAAAACACCATTTTTGATAAGTatactttaaatatacaaagaaaatgcCTCGCCTTTCATACGCTAACgacataaaattgcaatatacacaatgaatgtatgatttacaattataatttcataggtATTTGGTTGAAAATTCAGTGGAAAAAAACTACTAAGTATCTTAAAGTGAAGTTATATCAATGAACAGCAGCAGTGAGAGAAAAGGTTGTAATAAGTACCTGAGTAGTAGCTGTACTTATTACTATTCGCTTATGAAGACGGGCTCACaatcttcaaataaattatgaatccgCTGCATAAACGATTGCATTTTCTCCCACTGCGGAGTCCCCCGATCTAACTTTACTTTAAGAGTAACTTCAGCCTCTTTCCACCGCTGATCTGGTTTAGAGGCAACAGCTTTCTCGGTGTTATACACCCGGAACTCTATATAGTACTCGCCAGACTGGTTGACGAGCTCCCGGCGCACTCGACCGTTGGGGACGCGGCTGGTCAAATAAGTCTGCAGCACTGCAGACTTCGACGTCCCCGAAGTTGCTCCCGTCTCAAACCCGAAGAGTCCTCCAGGGCCAGTACTGGAAACCGAAAAAtacgaataagtaataatttatataggttTAAAGGAACAAAGGAATAGCTGCACAAACGTCTCCGTCACCTTATTTTGAACTATGTTCATCATAATGATATTGTTCGTAATGTGTATAATGAATTATGGAGTGTAATAAAGATATCTACACAATTATTGAACCAGCTGTCCGCCCCGGCGTCGCACGGGTGCTCGGGTGAAcaaaatacataggtatacgAGTAGCCTatgttcatcagaaataatgtaagattctaatggtgaaagaatttttcaaatcgaTCCAGTAAGTTTCGGAGTCCATTCCATCCAAATATACAATTTGACAATCAAATCTttcctatttataaaattaataatgtagacAAAATATGTAGAAAATTAGGTTTTGTTACATACCTCGATGAATACGTTGCGGTCGCGCCTGCCTCGTCGTTGGCGCTCGAACGCGACttctttttagaactgtaacaataatgtttatattgaaacgATGCAAGTGTTACCGCCGTGCGCTACGATTTCCAATTAGAACGCTCATTATacccattacattatttttatattacttttgttactattaatcaagatacataacataacatataattatgCATGTATGTCAAAAGGGTAGAGATAGGGGATATGTAAGTTGTAT
The Pectinophora gossypiella chromosome 9, ilPecGoss1.1, whole genome shotgun sequence genome window above contains:
- the LOC126369578 gene encoding uncharacterized protein LOC126369578, whose translation is MYYVGVFYIINLHNILNTMYLTDFLIFRSNYEYSSGSDSQLPLAPTSALKVLKKKPASKRKPAESTPTPTSSKKKSRSSANDEAGATATYSSSTGPGGLFGFETGATSGTSKSAVLQTYLTSRVPNGRVRRELVNQSGEYYIEFRVYNTEKAVASKPDQRWKEAEVTLKVKLDRGTPQWEKMQSFMQRIHNLFEDCEPVFISE